A part of Crassostrea angulata isolate pt1a10 chromosome 5, ASM2561291v2, whole genome shotgun sequence genomic DNA contains:
- the LOC128185848 gene encoding neuropeptide FF receptor 1-like has product MAGPSNTSVRNSNYSELLIEQFELEEFLRDDVAVVVYLIFLCVVGTIGNGHAFIVYQVRYKPSNHRVFVVRLAAIDFVACAVCVPFEIVDIRQGYTFDSVVACKCFRFLNHVVSIASGLMLCLIAVERYRKACCPFKRQMSEGETKIACMVTVGISIFLSTASIYLYDVTLKFTDIPNLSGTDCTVGASETQQSFFQERVYTTK; this is encoded by the exons ATGGCCGGACCATCCAACACCAGCGTGAGAAACTCCAACTATTCAGAGCTATTAATCGAACAGTTTGAATTAGAGGAATTTCTCAGAGACGATGTTGCTGTTGTGGTTTACTTAATCTTCCTATGTGTTGTGGGAACGATTGGTAATGGACATGCTTTCATTGTCTACCAAGTCAGGTACAAACCCTCTAACCACCGGGTGTTCGTCGTACGGCTGGCCGCCATTGACTTTGTTGCGTGTGCAGTCTGTGTGCCGTTTGAAATCGTAGACATAAGACAAGGGTATACGTTTGACTCGGTTGTCGCGTGTAAATGCTTTCGATTTTTAAATCATGTGGTCAGTATCGCATCAGGACTGATGCTGTGCCTAATAGCTGTGGAGAGGTATAGAAAAGCGTGTTGTCCGTTTAAAAGACAGATGTCTGAAGGAGAGACAAAGATCGCCTGCATGGTCACTGTTGGAATTTCAATATTTCTGTCAACAGCTTCTATTTATTTGTATGACGTGACGCtaaaatttacagatattcCGAATCTTTCGGGAACAGATTGTACTGTTGGAGCCAGCGAGACCCAGCAATCGTTCTTCCAG GAAAGAGTTTATACAACCAAATGA